In Chiloscyllium punctatum isolate Juve2018m chromosome 39, sChiPun1.3, whole genome shotgun sequence, the genomic stretch AAGGTTTAcacgttttttttcttttttggttCCTACTATTCCCTGCTTCACCTGCCCGGCTGCCTGAAGGGCAGGATTACCTCCAGCTGTCCAAGAATCCACTCCGACACCAGTTCATAGCATTCGGCTTCGCTTGTGACTGGGTGACTCGGTGATGATGTCGCTGCACTGAGCTGGAGCCCGCTTCCTGGAGCTGTCCAGATGGTGAGCCATCTCTTCGGCTATAAAGCTATTTAAGTCCACGTCCTGCAGGCTGCCACGCCTACGCACTGAGGCGGAGTTACTGCTGCCGTGTGTCGGAGACCCGGGTGTTCCTGAGCGCACACTGACGTTCGCCATGGCACCACTGAGGcctggggggggggcggggggggggggagaaaaaacAGGGACAGCAAGTCAGGAGTGATCTTTGGAAATCTCAGCTCGACTCTCTCCCTGAGAATAGGACAGAGCTCTCTAACACAACAGCACTATGGATCAGTCAACCCCAAAGAAACGTGTGGGAGAATGGAGTGAGCCAAATACATAATCCCCGAagtgaggggggggcagagagttaaAGTTTAAAAATACAACCACTTTGTGGTTTATAACCAGGATCAGTGTAGAAAGTGAGGAGAATCCTTCACCTGTCAAAGCAAGTCAAATCAACACAATGTTACTTCTATAACTGTTCAATACTGAGAGATCCGTTACAGAGGACTCTAAaaccagacagacaggtttcagTGCAGCATTACCAATGAGGGGAAGCTATAGTTATCACAGACTGAGATACTAGCACTGTTTCCTAGCAGCAAAGATGGAAGGTGACAATTAACTGAGTTAAGAAATTAAGAAATGGACAATGAGGCAGGATTTTGGTTGGGGAACAGGGCGACTGAGAGGATGTGAATTACAGAATTTGTCACAGATAGAAAGGGgaagcacggtgactcagtggttagcactgctgcctcacagtgccagggacctgggttcaattccaaccttggacgactgtctgtgtggagtttgctcattctcccagtgtctgtgtgggtttcctccgggtgctccggtttcctcccacagtccaaaggtatgcaggttaggtgaattgaccgtgggaaattgcccatagcgctcagggatgtgtgggttacgtgcattagtcaggggaaataacAGGGTAAAGAAATAGGGGACtggatttgggtgggttactcttcagagggtcggtgtggacttgctgggccaaatggcctgtttctacactgcagggaatctatgaTAATGCAGTTAAAGCAAAGTTCATTGCAGTTTTATAAGGGATAATGAATAAATATTTGAAATGGGGGGAGATGCAGGACTGTGGACAGAGAAGGAGCTGCAGGATTACATTGGGAGTATTTTAGACAATAGGTCTTTTGCACTGTACCTCTTGTTCACCATCATCAAGTTATAAAACATAATGGAAACTTGTAAATACTGGTCTGGGGTGGGCTGCAAGGATTGATAGGATCCTAGCTCGGCCTCCCCTCCAGTCACTCAcggaggggggtggcattgctccTCAGGGATGAGTAGGGATTCCTCATTGCCCTTTCAGCTGCTCATGGTGGTCACTAAAGCCTGAGGGAAATGAGCAATAGGAAAGAAATACTGGCCCTACAATGATGGCCACACCCAGAATATGATTGAAGGAAAAGCCTGGGCCCCATCACTGCCTGAGACAGGAGACTTGGGAGTCCCACTCCACCAAACCCAACCCATGCAGAAAATAATCACCATCATCTCCATCTCCTGCCAGATGCCATCCTTTAGATGCTCCCTCACAAGCATTAGGAAGGACTAAAGTATAACCGTTTCATTCTGAATGATTTTGTGGAAGGGAAGAAAGTCAATAAGATTTAAAAGCAGATAGTGATGTGGGTCAATACTGCAATGAAATGGCTGTCGGTATTATCACACATGCAGGCTGATGGTGGCCATTTCAGCTCAGAACAATTAATTTAAGAAGTAGCTCGTGTTGGTTTAGGGAAGGGAGGTCACAGAAGATTTCTTTAAATTTGTCTCTGATCTGATCCTGATTAACCAATTCACAATGTAGAATCTGATGGATAGTTGGATTATGTGTGCGCGGGCGTGTCGGGTGGACAGGGTGGAAATAGACAATAAGGTGGAGCTCAGAACACTGGGagctgttcagaaatgttaagtGACTTTTTAAAGAGGCCAAAGACAAGGAGAGTGTTACTACCAAGCAATGACAGAATATTGAACAGTTAGGAACAAAACAGGAGAGGGGAAGGTAAAGGGGAGTGTGTGCACAGCAGTAATGCACAGGAGGCCACAGTTCAGGGTGGAGAAATACAGCAAGGCTTTACGAGGATCAAATGAGCCTGAAGGGACAGGAGGAGAAACAATATCACGCTGTGCAATCCCAGTTTATAACCTCACTTTTCAAAATCCACCTGGGGATGAGCAGACATCAGTCAGGAAGCAATCAGAATAATCTCTCAGTTACCATGCACAGCAATGGCATCAGTAAATGCCTGCAGGTCACCCTCAGCAGTCCTGTTTGAATCTTCCTGTGCCAACACAGAGGAGGGAATGTTTAGCCGAGGTGCCAGTCTGCTGTTCCTGGACGGGGGTGACTTCCTGCACAAGAAGCTGAGCAGGTCCTCGCGGTGGATGATGTGCCTCCTCTTCTTCACCCAAGCCAGCATTTCCTTGTTTCTTCTCTGATAACCTGCCTGCACGCCCAGATCCAAGCTCGCTCGATAGGCTTCAAGCCCATCTAGGGATGGAAAGGTGAAACGTTAGGCCAAGAATGAGTGCCACAGGCTGCAGTCCACCCAGACAATTTATGCCCCAAAAGGACCACAGCCAAAAGAAAATAACCGAGTATTGTACACACATACTCATTCCTGCAACAGAACACAGCAAACTGGCCGAACCGAATGATTCAAGAACAACGTTATAACGGAGATGAAAACTATCCCTCAGACAATTCAATCTCATTCCTAGCACTAGCCAATTATTCAAAACTGGTGATTAGCCAGAGATCTTAGAGTTTAATTGTTCACTATACAGCAGCACAGACAAGATATGACAGGATAACGGATCGCAAGAGAACATAAATTCCAACGTTAGAGCAGAAGATAGGGCTGCTAATGGTGCATGGATTCAGAGAAGGGATACACAAGTCAGAATCAGAGATATCTCAGAAGGTCATAGATCTAGAGGACATGAAGGAATGAAAGGAAAGGTCCAAGGAGTGATTTGAAAACATAACTGAGGATTATGACATTTTGCTGGACCAGTGTGGGTTAGCAACAGCAAGGTTGATGCAAGGACACGACTAACAGAACTTTGATTATTTCACATTTTCATAACACAGGGAAGATAGGACACTGGCTGAGACAGCATTGAACAGTCAAGTCTAAAGCTAAAAGACAGATGAGCGTTTCAGCAACTAAGGCAGAGACAAAGTCAGCTGATGGGAGAGATCGAGACAAGTTGTCCTTGCCAAAGGAGTGGATATGGAACGGAAGAATAGAGGAAGTCTTAAAGAGCATGGGGGgacgggggatggggggggactaTAGGCAATAACAGCTAGGGGGTTGGGAGATGGCAGGTTGATCAGAATAGGATTGAGGGAGCAAGGGCTGGGTCTCATGGACGAGAGGTCAGGGCACGTGGGGATATACAAAAGAAATTACAGTAGTTAGCCTCGGCCAGGCACAGCTATAACATTTGAGAAATGAGGTACAGTGGGCTAGCagaaggaagggggagagagagggagagagagagggagagagggagagagagaaaaaagaggattTCAAACTCCTCACTTTCAATGGATGCAAGGTTTCAAGACAACACAAATGTATGGCAGGGCTCATTGTTATGAGAACGGAAGAGTGAGCAGTTACAGCAGAGAAAAGCACAACTTTGTAATCCTGCGAGATCCAGTGGAAGATGACGACAAGACTCCCTGAAATTGCTCTACTATTCTTGACCAATCTTCTGAATGTCTCCCTAGTTTGCTGTGCCAAATATCCCAGGTGATCTATCCCACAGCCTGGCTGAGGTTTAACACTTTCCTGCTCATTGCCCTTCCTCATTTCTCTCCTAGATATCCCCAATCGGAGATAGGGGGACAGTGTCTCAATGACCACTCTGTCAAGCCTCTTAAGAATCTTagtacatttcaatgagatcacaccTCTCAGTCTCTGAAACGCTCCATAGCATCGCTTCAACTTACACAGCTGCACATCACAAGGTAACCTTCTCAACCCAGGAACAAACTCAGTGATCCTTTGCTACTTGCCCAATGGTGGGAATTTCCAAAACTCGCTCAATTTTTAAAGATGACACCTGGAGGTGAGAAAAACAGTCTCTCAACTCCCAGAAAAGATATCAGGCAGGATCCGTGAATGGTTTTAAAACACATTCTTGATGAAATTTTCCTCAGATTTAGGAATTAACCCCACCCATTTCACAATCCCAAATAACTATTCCTAGCTGGCCCTAGAACATACTGTTCTGGGAAGCTCTTGTGAATGCATTCTACAAATTCACCATTAAATTGTCCAGTATATTTAAATCCCCCCATGACAATTGCATTGCTTTTATTAGAAACTCCAGATACTTCACATTCATTCAATAGTTTCGCTCCTGTCACCAGGCTGACAAACCAATTCCAGACAGTGACGATTCTTGTATTCCTAACCCCAACCCAAAGGGATTATTCTTCAGAGTCGTCTGACTGCAGATCTCTTGTTACAAAGTGGTATCTCACCCTATTATCATGATTCATTCCCCTCTTCCGTTCAGGCTGAATTTTAACAATGGTGTGGAGCCTGGAATATTTACTTCCCAACCATGGCCCCTTGCAACTATGTCTCTGTCTTGGCAAACATGAACGAACCCAGTGATCTCTCGCTCTGCTGTTAGTTTTTTCCTTACTATGAATGCTCTGTAGACTCAGATGAAGAGCCTCGAGTCTTATTTTAACCACTCAAATGTAGATCTAACCTGCTGATAAATGATTGATGTTACACTGTCACTTCCTGGCCCACTTCCCTGGATCGCTACACAGCTCTCCAaaacttctggttttcctttagATTGTAAATATCCTTTTACCTGACTCCTCCCACTGCTCTTAGCTTCAAGCTTGGTGCCCAAGTTGACAGCGCAGATGCTAGCCTGGGAATATATGGAGTCCACACTATGATCTTTGTCCCTTAATGGGCACAGGGAGCCCTCCCCATCTTTTCACACCACTGAGCCTCATATTCAGATCTCTTATCTGTTTAAATCTCCAGCCATTTGCCTGCAGTTTAAGATGTAACCCAGACATTATTACACAAGGCTTCATAATATGCTTATTAACTTCAAAACCAACTTCCTCAAGCTTGCTTAGCAGAACATCATTGCTGGTTTGACCAATGTCACTGGCTCACAAATGGACAATGACAAACGGATCCTGCCCTTTTCAAGCTCTTCTCCAACCAGGACAAGTTCTTTACCCCAGTGGCGTACAGGCAATAACAACCCTCAGAACAGCAGAGAACATTAAGTACTGCCCTGGACGACAGTGTTACACGTCACCAGCACCAACACACCCCTCCCTGCACTGGAATAGCTCTCTGCACCACACTGCACTGATCAGATGCTTGCAATCCTGCTGGTCAAAAGCAACACTAGAGTTCATCACAAACAGACAACTTTCAAGTTTACTCCTCTTGGATTCAAGGGATTGGGAACAAAGGTCATTTTCACACTCAAATCAAAAAAAGTCACTAGCAGTGGAGCAATTCAAAAACATCAGTAAAACCATGCACATGCAGCCCTGCAATGTGACTATGAGGATCACAATGCTTGGTAGAAGGGAAGGCATTCGGCCCATTGTGCTTTCATCAGGCAAATATTTCACTCAAAAACCTGTCACCCATCACACGGTTTCTTTTTAAGTTCTAATCCAACTATCTTCTTGAGcgcttcaattgaacctgccctTACCACAGACAGCCAGCATGTTTCAAATCCTAACCACTCACCGCATGAAAAGCTCTTTCTTACATCACCTTTGCTGTTTCTGCAGCCTTGCCCAATTTTGTTCCTAATGTGAAAGGCTAACAGTGTGAAGTTATTCCCCCTTACCCAGCTGCCTTGGTAAAAGGTGAAGCACCAGGCAATGAGCTGGCAGTGGTCATTAGATCATTCGTAGCTTTGTTGGTGGGTGGCAGGAATCCTTCAAATACAATGCTTGTATTTGTTGGTTCAATGTCTTAAACAATTGCAGCAAAAAAAGTCCTCATTTCTTGTGGCCTGAACTCTGCTTTTGGCAACATTCATTGGCCATGAAGCACTGGGTGACCTCCTGAAAATGAGAGATGTTTTATCAATGGAAATTCTTGGGCCGTTCTAGTTAAAGTTTGATTGTCTGATAAAAGGactaaaaaaaagaaattgcctTTCAAAATGTGCGGACCTTGGATATTCAAGCAGAACGTGCCACTTAACCCAAGCATAAACATTCCATTCAGCTCTGAAGGAACCAGCAGTCGTATGGATCCATGCAACACTGTTTGGTCAATCGCACTAACAATTACAGGGAGTCATCAGTGACGTACCTTTATATAGACAAGTCACAGAAGTGGCTGCTGCCTGGAATGGCTTCCACAGGCTCTGAATACCCAGCTGCTGTTCATATACACGATCTGAAAGAGGCAACATAATTCCTTAAATTGGAACTCTCAACCACAGTGCAGTCCTGCCCCGAATGCTGATTAAAAACTGTTACACTCAACCTCATTCAAACCACCAGTACCAAGCAGCCCAAGTGCCGTGATAAAAACTTATCAGAAAACAAACAACTGGAATGAAATAAAATAACTACTAATAGCCAGATTCAATCAAATTCGTTATTCACAAATTCTCTCATGGAATCATGTTAGATACTTAAGAAAAATATGATAATAGACATAAGAAATTATTATTTTTAATGGTTGCTCCTAAGCagtgtatcccagtgttataggGACAGATCTGTATCCATCAGTAAGGTGAGATAGCAGCCGACTCACCAGTATTGTATGACCATACCTTGATCTCACATCGTGCCAAGTAGAAAACACGCccgatgtaggtttgctcgctgagctggaaggcttgttTTCATCACCATacgaggtgacatcatcagtgagcctccagtgaagctgtatctatctagatacatcttaaatgacactatcataCCGCTGACAATGTGTTCCAGGGACCCACCATCCTGTGCAGTTGAAGTAGAATTCTCAAATATTTTGAAGGCAGAGGGGTAGGTTTTGACAACTATACAGGTAAAAGGTTAGTGGGGGTAGACAGTGCAGCAGGTTGACAGACTTAGTCTAACCTTCTAAACCATATGCTTATATACACATATGAAAGTGGTGCATATTGAGGATGACGACAAATACCTGCCTGTAGATCCAGTGGATAACACAAACCATGATAAACATGCAAATTAGAAATGGGTATTGGAGACCGCGGCCAACAGAACTGCGTGTACAACATTGGGCATCAAGGACTTTGGCAGCATGGTGACatactggttagcactgctgcctcataacaccagGGACCCCGATTGAAATCcatcctcaggcaactctctatatggagactgcacattctcccagtgcttGAGTGAATTTCCTccacgtgctccggtttcctcccacagtccaaaaatgtgcagctgaATTGCCCCGTAGTTTCTGAGGATGTGCAGCATGGGAatgagaaatgcagagttacagggataagggGGTGGATCTGGGCGAGattcagaggattggtgtatgaggctgaatggcctacttccacactggaggattctatggagaaagtgaggacagtagATGCTTGAGAttagagttggagagagtggtgctgaaaaagcaaagCCAGTCAggtaacatctgaggagcaggagaatggacatttTGGGCTTATGCCAAACTCTTtgactctgtagggattctataattgttCCTGATATTATGTGCATCAGAAACAGTGCTTGACAATTTGGTCTCTATCTACACAGTGAGAGTGTGCTGTGAGCCGAGCCAAGCCAAAATGAGAGATGCCTTATCAAATGAAAATTCTTGGACCACTATTTAAAGTTTGATCCACTGACAGACTGGCCCAAGAATTCTCATTGCTAAGGCATCTCTCACCTTGGCTTGGCTCGGCTCACAGCACACTCACATTGCAGTTACAGAACAAATTGTCAAGCGCAGTTTCAGCTCCTGAATATAAAGCCCAGGATTTACTGAGGAAAGTGTCAAGTGCTGGTGTTAACAGACATCTCCCAGCCCAAACGATTTGTCAATATTTCACCTGCACATCATGCAAAACTAAACAAACCATTTAGGcattaaaattacaaaaatacATTGTTGATAGATGAAGTCATTAGACAAAACTGTGATACTTGCTAAcaaaggagaaagcgaggactgcagatgctggagatcagtcgagagttggtgctggaaaagcacaggtcaggcagcatctgaggagcagaagaattggcATTTCagacataagtccttcatcattgattcctgatgaatggattacgcccgaaacatcgattctcctgctcctcagatgctgcctgactggctgggcTTTTCTAGCACCTCACTCGCGATACTTACTAACATGTTTCAGAATGTAGGGCAAAGATGATCATTTGAAGATTGGTCATAGATCAGCCACAACCTTGACTGTGGAAAGTGAACTTGGGGTGCAATGGGCTGAAGTAGCAGGTATTCCTCTCCTAACCCACCTTATccacatcgagtcatagagatgtacagtatggaaacagacccttcggtcaaacccgtccatgttgaccagatatcccaacccaatctagtcccacctgccagcacccggcccatatccctccaaacccttcctattcatatacccatccaaatgcgtcttaaatgttgcaattgtaccagcctccaccacatcctctggcagctaattccatacacacaccaccctctgggtgaaaaagttgccccttaggtcccttttatatctttcccctctcaccctaaacctatgccctctagttctagactcccccaccataatccactctctgcccacctctgccTCTCAGTTGGTCACGTCTCTGGCCTAACTCAGATCTTCCATCTTTTATATCCCCAACTCCCCTCCTTACCCACTCTCCCACACAACTTACATCACCCTGAGtctttctccacccccccccccatctcttccTTCATCCAGGTTTCTCTACCCTAGACCCCATTCCTCTTTCTGCCAAACCAACCCCTCCCCATTTCCATCTCCTGCAGACCACAgacctcttcccctccccacaccccccgggtctctctcccctgccttcccccccccccccagggtctctctcttcccctccccctcccccccccccggggtctctccccctccccccccccccgggggtctctctctcccccccccccagggtctctctcttcccctccccccccccggggtctctcccccccccccccccccccggggtctctccccccccccggggtcggtctctcccccccccccggggtctctctcccccccccgccccggggtctctccctctcccccccccgaccctcaTACCTTTGTAGAGCTGGGCGATGGCGGTGGCCGAGTTCTGGAAGCACAGCCAAAGCCGCTGTCTCTGGGCCTCGGCCTCGCTGCCCCCGGGGCCGCTCTCAGGCCCGGCCTCCTGCCTCTCGTCCTCCTCCAGACACTGCCGCTCCCAGCCGGACAGCCAGCTTTCGGGTCCGTGCCCCACCATACCGGAGTCACTAGGagccttggcctcctccatgggCGGCCCTGCACCGCCCGGCTcctgctcctcctccccctcctcctcttcctctgcCTCCCTCCGCCGCCGCAGACCAGCCGCCACACTGCGCCTGCGCCGAGACCCCGGGGACCTCCTCCAGCCGGTGGCCAGGCCATTGCGCCTGCGTCCTTCGCGCCCACTGGAACTCGGGTTCACTTCCGGCGGCACTGCGCAAGCGTTATATCCCCGCAGTGTCGTTGGCGCCGCGGCTTCCTCCGAGTGCGCAGGCGCCATCTCCGCGTTGGGCTCTGGGAATTATAGTTATTCGGCTGCGCGACGTCGGGGCGTCCGCTATGGCCACGTGACCCAGTCTGGCCCAATCAGGATGGGGCGATTGTGCTGTCAGTTGACATGCTGTGCCCGACAGTCACCCGGATGTTGGGCCTGTTGGTTCTGGTGAGGGATGATTGTGCGTCTGTCTCTTGAGGCCGGAGTCCCGAGCACCTCTAACCCCACTGTGGCGAGTTTGTTCACCCTGTAAGCTCCCCTCCGAACTTGGGGGAAAAAAATACCTCTATCCCTTCAATCTCATTGGGTGGAAATCCCGGAACTCCCTCCCCTTCCGGTATGACATCACCTAGGGTGctgccacaatgggctgaatggcctccttctccaCTGGTTCAGGGAAgcacctcaccaacaccttctcaaagggggtgggggacaactggagatgggtaataaatgctggcccaaccagcatCTTATTTGTGAAGGTTTTAAACCCTCATAGAGACCTCCAAGGGAACCTCACACCCAATGAGATACATTCAATTGCCCCATACTTTACTGCGTAAGTTTCAAAACCATCTCATCCTCTTCCTCTCTTCCACctgacacacacaaaaaaacaaaaGGTGCTGGAGAAGCTCCGAGGGTCTGCCGGAAGTGTGGAGAGAAAATCAGAATTGGTATTTTTGAGTCTAATGACCCTTCATCCAAAAACTGGAACCCGTGTCATCCTGTGGCATTTATTTACCCGGGATTATTGAGATCAGAGgggagagtgtggcgctggaaaagcacagcgggtcaggcagcatccgaggagcaggagaatcgatgtttcgggcataagccctcacaAACCGTGCAAGCTAACCAGTCCATGGTGGTATTTATGAGCTGTCACTAAGTTGCCATCTTTTCTAAATGTGCTGTTGTAATCAATTATGGGAAagtgaatactgcagatgctggaaatcaaagtcaAGTATATGGTGCTGGAGAGgagcagcagttcaggcagcatctgtggagcaggagaatcaatgtttcgggcataagccctgatgaagcagcagcagaTACTGTCCCGATCCATCCCACTTTTGttcacagtgaagaaggcatttggtatgctttcctttattggtcagcattgagtttagaagttggcaggtcatgttgcggctgtgcaggacatcgATTCGGCCACTTTCGggatattgtgtgaaattctggaCTCCcacctgtaggaaggatgtgaaatttgaaagagttcagaaaagattttcaaggatgtaaagctggggctattttccctggagcattggagacggaggggtaatcttatagaggtttacaaaatcatgaggggcatggatagggtaaatagacaaggtcttttcctttgaTTGGGAGAGACCAGAATGAGAGaccgtaggtttagggtgagaggggaaagatttaaaaaggacctacgggcaactttttcacacaaagggtggtgcatgtatggaatgaactgccaaagaaagtggtggaggctggtacaattacaacatttaaaagacatttggatggatacgtgaataggaagggtttagagggatatgggccaagtgctggcaaatgggaccagattaatttaggatatctggtcagcatggatgagttggactgaaggatctgtttccgtgctgtacatctctatgactctgtaacccTCCTAAAATATGGCAAGCAGAAATGTTCCAAGTACGCTATGTGTAGTCTAACCAAGATTTGATACATGTTTAGCTTAACTCCTTTACTTTTCCATTTTAACCCTTTAGAAATAAAGACTAGTAGGTGGCTTGCTACTGGTCTTCTACTCATTTAGTGACAACCCTATTCTTCTGACTAAAATGTAATACCTCAAATTATGTGTAAAGACCCAGAAATCTGAAAAGAAAGGAATGCCAAACCTGATCCTGAACTTAAACAAGATGAAATGAATTCAATTTTGATGAAGAACGACTGAAAGTCAGTCAAAACTTGACTCGAAGACTTTAATTGGACATGAAAACATTTACAGATGGGGTTGTTAATGGGAGCTCTGAGCCTGGACTGAATGGTTTATGGTCCATTTGTAAAGGTGGAAGCCCTGGTGACTCTCTTCATAGAGAAAGGGAAATTTGCTGAATCTAGAATAAGCAGTATGACAGGATATTTATTCTGGTGTTCCAGTTTATAATAGCTAGTGCCTAGAAGCCAGATGGATCGTCAGTAACCAGAATTAAGGTCCCAACACAGTCTTCAAATCAAATTGTCGAACCTTTTGGATTACTGCAGAAGGCTATTACTGTAGACTATTCAACACAGACCTTAAGAAGCCACACATGGAATGTAATGTACAGCAACTTCGAAAAGCACATGGAAAGACTGTGAAGACTTGGTAAAAGATCTTTTGAAAAGATTAAAAGGAAGCAAATCAATCAGTGGTAAAATAAATGCTTGTTTATAGAGAGGCTGTCAGTAAGAATTCTGCAAGTGGAACTTTAAATTTTAACTATTACCGTCATTTtattagttctgaagaagtcacattggactcaaaatgtttctctctccacagctacTGTAAGAACTTCAGAGTTTCTCcaatatttctgttttaatttaagatttacagcatctgcccAGCATTGTG encodes the following:
- the LOC140463817 gene encoding HUWE1-associated protein modifying stress responses 1-like — encoded protein: MEEAKAPSDSGMVGHGPESWLSGWERQCLEEDERQEAGPESGPGGSEAEAQRQRLWLCFQNSATAIAQLYKDRVYEQQLGIQSLWKPFQAAATSVTCLYKDGLEAYRASLDLGVQAGYQRRNKEMLAWVKKRRHIIHREDLLSFLCRKSPPSRNSRLAPRLNIPSSVLAQEDSNRTAEGDLQAFTDAIAVHGLSGAMANVSVRSGTPGSPTHGSSNSASVRRRGSLQDVDLNSFIAEEMAHHLDSSRKRAPAQCSDIITESPSHKRSRML